Proteins encoded within one genomic window of Brassica rapa cultivar Chiifu-401-42 chromosome A09, CAAS_Brap_v3.01, whole genome shotgun sequence:
- the LOC103838198 gene encoding phosphatidylinositol 4-kinase gamma 2: protein MPLLIHHSDSISDVKLRIQTICHGIRITRQKLVFSGRELARYAKDYGVTGDSVLHLVLKKLYDPLLVTVITTSGQVFYFHVDLRKNVGYLKKRISKEGNKGFPDVDDQEIFFRGEKLDDNRVLGGICKDGNSVIHLLLKKTVKEAIVEDAGKDFLLEPLLLNPAVKLPQVIEDMIDRTVDGLKKGNPPVRTAEGTGGTYLMQDSSGLSYVSVFKPMDEEPMAVNNPQQLPLSSDGQGLKRGTRVGEGAIREVAAYLLDHPKSGSKSQVEGFAGVPPTAMVRSFQKVYNNPKGVDSCSTKNAKVGSLQMFMKNDGSCEDIGPGAFPVEQVHKISVFDIRMANADRHAGNILTGKGEDGRTVLIPIDHGYCLPENFEDCTFEWLYWPQAKVPFSEDTLNYINSLDAEQDIALLQLNGWDVPEAVARTLRISTMLLKKGVERNLTPYQIGSMMCRETVNKDSAIEEIVREAHNSVLPASSEATFLEAVSMAMERRLDELIK, encoded by the exons ATGCCTTTGCTCATCCACCACTCTGATTCCATTTCCGACGTCAAACTTAGGATTCAGACCATCTGTCATGGGATTCGTATAACAAGACAGAAGTTGGTCTTCAGTGGTCGAGAGCTCGCCAGGTACGCCAAGGACTATGGCGTCACCGGTGATAGTGTCTTGCATTTGGTTCTTAAGAAGCTCTATGATCCTCTCCTTGTCACTGTCATCACCACTTCCGGTCAAGTCTTTTACTTTCATGTGGATCTCCGTAAGAACGTCGGGTATCTCAAGAAACGCATCTCCAAAGAAGGTAATAAAGGGTTTCCTGATGTTGATGATCAAGAGATCTTTTTCAGAGGGGAGAAGCTTGATGACAACAGAGTCTTAGGTGGGATTTGCAAAGATGGAAACTCTGTAATCCACTTGCTGCTTAAGAAGACCGTGAAAGAAGCTATTGTTGAAGATGCTGGTAAAGACTTCTTGTTAGAACCTCTGCTTCTCAATCCCGCAGTGAAGTTGCCTCAGGTTATTGAGGATATGATTGACCGCACGGTTGATGGGTTAAAGAAAGGTAATCCACCTGTGAGAACAGCTGAAGGAACGGGAGGAACATACTTGATGCAAGATTCTTCAGGTCTGAGCTACGTGTCTGTCTTCAAGCCTATGGACGAGGAACCCATGGCTGTCAACAATCCTCAGCAGCTTCCTTTGTCATCAGACGGTCAGGGACTGAAGAGAGGTACTAGAGTGGGAGAAGGAGCTATTAGAGAAGTTGCAGCTTATTTGTTAGATCATCCTAAAAGCGGATCCAAATCACAAGTTGAGGGTTTTGCTGGTGTGCCACCGACCGCTATGGTCAGAAGCTTTCAAAAAGTGTATAATAACCCAAAGGGAGTCGACAGTTGTAGTACAAAAAATGCCAAAGTTGGTTCTTTGCAAATGTTCATGAAGAACGATGGGAGCTGCGAAGACATTGGCCCTGGAGCTTTTCCTGTGGAACAAGTGCATAAGATAAGCGTCTTTGACATCAGAATGGCAAACGCTGACCGACATGCCGGAAACATATTGACCGGGAAAGGCGAAGACGGCAGAACCGTTCTAATCCCAATTGATCATGGCTACTGCTTGCCAGAGAAT TTTGAAGATTGCACATTCGAATGGCTTTACTGGCCGCAAGCAAAAGTCCCGTTTTCTGAAGACACACTCAATTACATAAACTCGCTAGACGCTGAACAAGACATTGCGCTTTTGCAACTCAACGGTTGGGACGTCCCTGAAGCTGTCGCACGCACGCTGCGTATCTCCACGATGCTTCTTAAGAAAGGCGTTGAGAGAAACCTAACGCCATATCAAATTGGAAGCATGATGTGCAGAGAAACGGTCAACAAAGACTCTGCGATTGAAGAGATAGTGCGAGAAGCTCATAACTCAGTGTTACCTGCTTCAAGCGAGGCTACGTTCCTTGAAGCTGTCTCTATGGCCATGGAACGTCGTCTGGATGAGCTAATTAAGTAA